The proteins below come from a single Eubacterium limosum genomic window:
- a CDS encoding MBL fold metallo-hydrolase, which produces MKLTVLGNTGPYPKAGGACSGYLLENGDAKVVLDMGNGTLANLRTICDIEDITAVICSHLHPDHISDLFVLRYALEMRGMTIPLYAPDSPDKEFDRLLYKNVFDLTPITEDLKLEIGGMAFSFMEMRHPLKDFAIKAYDGKSTFMYTGDTAMCQALEEFTKGVDVLLCDSAFLDDVDSAIHLSMEKAIQNANSAGVRRLILTHFSPEISPQRYYEIGNGRFNGRLSKAEIMANFTI; this is translated from the coding sequence ATGAAATTAACCGTATTAGGCAATACCGGACCCTACCCAAAAGCAGGAGGTGCCTGCTCAGGCTACTTACTTGAAAACGGTGATGCCAAGGTAGTGCTTGACATGGGCAATGGTACACTGGCCAACCTTCGGACAATCTGTGACATTGAGGATATTACCGCGGTAATCTGTTCACATCTTCACCCCGATCACATTTCGGATTTGTTTGTGCTGCGCTATGCCCTTGAGATGCGGGGAATGACAATTCCGCTTTATGCCCCCGACAGCCCCGATAAGGAATTTGACCGGCTGCTCTATAAAAATGTATTTGATCTTACGCCGATCACTGAAGATCTGAAACTCGAAATTGGAGGTATGGCCTTCAGCTTTATGGAAATGCGCCATCCGCTTAAGGATTTTGCGATCAAGGCCTATGACGGAAAGTCTACTTTTATGTATACTGGCGATACGGCGATGTGCCAGGCGCTGGAAGAATTTACAAAGGGTGTGGATGTTTTGCTGTGCGATTCCGCTTTTCTGGATGATGTGGATTCCGCGATTCACCTGTCTATGGAGAAAGCGATTCAAAACGCGAACAGTGCTGGAGTCCGCCGGCTTATCCTCACGCATTTCAGCCCAGAGATTTCACCGCAGCGTTATTATGAGATTGGAAACGGACGCTTTAACGGACGTTTATCCAAAGCTGAAATCATGGCGAATTTTACAATTTGA
- a CDS encoding patatin-like phospholipase family protein, with translation MNKPGLVLSGGGSRGSYQIGAYRALRDNDIEICAVVGTSIGAINGAYIAQGDLNLACDVWEHIDYHTVFAETRGLLMDVEPLRTLLNETIDEDAVRHSPIRYGLTTYNLSDMKMEYLFIEDIPQGKLVDFIMASSNVPIFKRVVIDNKRYLDGGVYDPLPRKMLYDAGCHDMITIMIDINPISASDRIKYENLEELRITHSADLGHFLSVDPVVIRQNYDMGYYDALRALSQYEGGYYYLIPKNYRSVPLARAFNKKDIRPLVQDRTARSILNGNMTLRRLLIHLTLTRYWKSNYTMTWNELFTACAELTGELLSIPRYNALTLYELIKQILDSTDFIEASDSFQKHDHASLGELILTGQADFIRKEYAAVALAENLPAITALLPALILAVPDVVIAALFLKVIKNRRRTQ, from the coding sequence ATGAATAAACCAGGTTTGGTTTTGTCCGGCGGCGGAAGCCGCGGCTCCTATCAGATCGGAGCTTATCGGGCATTGAGAGATAACGATATCGAAATCTGCGCCGTTGTGGGTACCTCCATCGGAGCTATAAACGGGGCCTATATTGCTCAGGGCGATCTTAATCTCGCCTGCGATGTCTGGGAGCATATTGACTACCACACCGTTTTTGCCGAAACCAGAGGTTTGCTGATGGATGTAGAGCCCCTGCGCACACTTCTAAATGAAACCATCGACGAAGACGCCGTAAGACACTCCCCCATCCGTTATGGGCTCACCACCTACAATTTAAGTGATATGAAAATGGAATACCTTTTTATCGAGGATATTCCACAGGGCAAGCTGGTTGACTTTATTATGGCCAGCTCCAATGTACCCATTTTTAAGAGAGTGGTTATTGACAATAAGCGTTACCTCGACGGCGGTGTCTACGACCCGCTGCCGCGCAAAATGCTTTACGACGCAGGCTGCCATGACATGATCACAATCATGATTGATATCAATCCCATAAGTGCATCGGACCGTATAAAATACGAAAATCTCGAGGAGCTCCGTATTACACACTCTGCCGACCTCGGCCATTTTTTGAGCGTGGACCCGGTTGTCATCAGGCAAAACTACGACATGGGCTACTATGATGCTCTGCGGGCCCTGAGCCAGTATGAGGGAGGTTATTATTACCTTATTCCTAAAAACTACCGATCGGTCCCTCTGGCCCGGGCTTTTAATAAAAAGGATATCCGTCCGCTGGTACAGGACAGAACAGCCCGTTCCATTTTAAATGGCAATATGACCCTAAGGCGGCTTCTTATCCATCTTACTCTAACCCGATATTGGAAATCTAATTACACAATGACCTGGAATGAGCTTTTTACAGCCTGCGCCGAGCTTACAGGCGAGCTTTTATCCATTCCAAGGTATAATGCCCTTACACTATACGAGCTCATCAAACAAATACTCGACAGTACGGATTTTATAGAAGCCTCTGACAGCTTTCAGAAGCATGATCATGCATCCCTGGGTGAGCTCATTCTCACAGGCCAGGCAGACTTCATCCGCAAGGAATACGCAGCAGTGGCTCTGGCCGAAAATCTTCCGGCGATTACGGCGCTGCTGCCAGCGCTTATTCTGGCAGTACCCGACGTGGTCATTGCAGCTCTATTCCTAAAAGTCATTAAAAACAGAAGGAGAACCCAATGA